From a region of the Penaeus vannamei isolate JL-2024 chromosome 2, ASM4276789v1, whole genome shotgun sequence genome:
- the LOC138864525 gene encoding translation initiation factor eIF2B subunit beta-like isoform X1 produces the protein MTRKPGEVVKEDSKPITARLQSSPRNNYLVKFCRANAVLGKFVTEQSKAEESLLLLEKIVADAEWQTGSQLLNQLRNVGTAIQAKMPWETTPCNMVQRVIKIVIDEYNTCKGASDGGNYQSISQMMFVDPATGDLPKCTDVIPELRDRILEAMAEHKAEVEQSQELISLQGESKIHNDEVIMTCGMCPMVLAFLTKAARRRKFHVIVAECAPKYDGHKMAKCLCTAGIQTTLVQDCAIFPMMSRVNKVIIGTRSVLSNGGIKTFVGAATLASAAKFYSVPLYVCTPTYKFSLVACEEVNHYNSGNLVVPPSANLPPSVDVAVAQFDYVPPENVTSFITNNRGIAPAYVYRQLSELYHPTSYDL, from the exons ATGACAAGGAAGCCTGGAGAAGTAGTTAAAGAGGACAGCAAGCCCATCACGGCCAGACTGCAGAGTTCCCCGCGCAATAATTATTTAGTCAAATTCTGTCGTGCAAATGCTGTGCTTGG TAAATTTGTGACAGAACAGTCCAAGGCAGAAGAAAGCTTATTGCTGTTAGAAAAGATTGTAGCAGATGCTGAATGGCAAACAGGCAG CCAACTTCTGAATCAACTTAGAAATGTAGGCACAGCCATACAGGCCAAAATGCCATGGGAGACAACCCCATGTAATATGGTACAGCGTGTTATTAAg ATTGTGATAGATGAATACAATACCTGCAAAGGAGCCAGCGATGGGGGCAATTATCAGAGCATCTCACAGATGATGTTTGTTGACCCAGCCACGGGGGACCTCCCCAAGTGCACAGATGTCATTCCAGAACTCCGGGACAGAATACTCGAAGCAATGGCTGAACACAAGGCAGAAGTTGAACAAAG CCAAGAATTGATATCATTGCAAGGGGAGAGCAAAATTCACAATGATGAAGTGATTATGACCTGTGGGATGTGTCCTATGGTTCTAGCTTTCCTCACAAAGGCAGCAAGAAGAAGGAAGTTCCATGTTATTGTGGCTGAATGTGCACCCAAGTATGAT GGTCACAAGATGGCAAAATGCTTGTGTACAGCTGGCATCCAGACAACACTTGTTCAGGATTGTGCTATCTTTCCCATGATGTCTCGTGTCAACAAGGTCATCATTGGAACACGCTCTGTTCTAAGTAATGGTGGCATCAAAACATTTGTTGGTGCGGCTACATTGGCTTCTGCAGCAAAATTTTATTCTGTACCT CTGTATGTTTGTACACCAACATACAAGTTCAGCCTTGTAGCTTGTGAAGAAGTAAACCACTATAACAGTGGCAACCTTGTAGTTCCTCCCAGTGCTAATCTGCCTCCTTCAGTTGATGTGGCAGTAGCTCAGTTCGATTATGTTCCACCTGAGAATGTTACTAGCTTTATCACAAACAA CCGTGGTATTGCTCCAGCTTATGTGTACCGGCAGTTAAGCGAACTCTACCATCCAACGTCATATGACCTTTAG
- the LOC138864525 gene encoding translation initiation factor eIF2B subunit beta-like isoform X2, translating into MIQDFEESFVDKLRYNKFVTEQSKAEESLLLLEKIVADAEWQTGSQLLNQLRNVGTAIQAKMPWETTPCNMVQRVIKIVIDEYNTCKGASDGGNYQSISQMMFVDPATGDLPKCTDVIPELRDRILEAMAEHKAEVEQSQELISLQGESKIHNDEVIMTCGMCPMVLAFLTKAARRRKFHVIVAECAPKYDGHKMAKCLCTAGIQTTLVQDCAIFPMMSRVNKVIIGTRSVLSNGGIKTFVGAATLASAAKFYSVPLYVCTPTYKFSLVACEEVNHYNSGNLVVPPSANLPPSVDVAVAQFDYVPPENVTSFITNNRGIAPAYVYRQLSELYHPTSYDL; encoded by the exons ATGATCCAGGATTTCGAGGAGAGTTTCGTCGACAAGCTGCGATATAA TAAATTTGTGACAGAACAGTCCAAGGCAGAAGAAAGCTTATTGCTGTTAGAAAAGATTGTAGCAGATGCTGAATGGCAAACAGGCAG CCAACTTCTGAATCAACTTAGAAATGTAGGCACAGCCATACAGGCCAAAATGCCATGGGAGACAACCCCATGTAATATGGTACAGCGTGTTATTAAg ATTGTGATAGATGAATACAATACCTGCAAAGGAGCCAGCGATGGGGGCAATTATCAGAGCATCTCACAGATGATGTTTGTTGACCCAGCCACGGGGGACCTCCCCAAGTGCACAGATGTCATTCCAGAACTCCGGGACAGAATACTCGAAGCAATGGCTGAACACAAGGCAGAAGTTGAACAAAG CCAAGAATTGATATCATTGCAAGGGGAGAGCAAAATTCACAATGATGAAGTGATTATGACCTGTGGGATGTGTCCTATGGTTCTAGCTTTCCTCACAAAGGCAGCAAGAAGAAGGAAGTTCCATGTTATTGTGGCTGAATGTGCACCCAAGTATGAT GGTCACAAGATGGCAAAATGCTTGTGTACAGCTGGCATCCAGACAACACTTGTTCAGGATTGTGCTATCTTTCCCATGATGTCTCGTGTCAACAAGGTCATCATTGGAACACGCTCTGTTCTAAGTAATGGTGGCATCAAAACATTTGTTGGTGCGGCTACATTGGCTTCTGCAGCAAAATTTTATTCTGTACCT CTGTATGTTTGTACACCAACATACAAGTTCAGCCTTGTAGCTTGTGAAGAAGTAAACCACTATAACAGTGGCAACCTTGTAGTTCCTCCCAGTGCTAATCTGCCTCCTTCAGTTGATGTGGCAGTAGCTCAGTTCGATTATGTTCCACCTGAGAATGTTACTAGCTTTATCACAAACAA CCGTGGTATTGCTCCAGCTTATGTGTACCGGCAGTTAAGCGAACTCTACCATCCAACGTCATATGACCTTTAG